GGTTCCTCGTCCCGGGGGCGGCTGGGTGCCGGGCTGGTCCAGGTCCCGCCGATCCCGCGGCCCGACCCGCGCGCGATGGTCCTGGACAACCCCGAGGTGCCCGAGCGGAAGCGGTTCTGCTCGCGCTCGGACTGCGGCGCCCCGGTGGGCCGGGCGCGCGGCGACCGGCCGGGGCGTACGGAGGGTTTCTGCACCAAGTGCGGGCACCCGTACTCGTTCGTGCCGAAGCTGAAGGCCGGGGACGTGGTGCACGGCCAGTACGAGGTGGTCGGCTGCCTCGCGCACGGCGGTCTCGGCTGGATCTACCTCGCCGTCGACCGGGCGGTCTCGGACCGCTGGGTGGTCCTCAAGGGCCTGCTGGACACGGGCGACCAGGACGCGATGGCCGCGGCGATCTCCGAGCGGCGCTTCCTGGCGGAGATCGAGCACGCCAACATCGTGCGGATCTACAACTTCGTGGAGCACCTGGACCAGCGCACGGGCTCGCTCGACGGCTACATCGTCATGGAGTACGTCGGCGGCAAGTCCCTCAAGGAGATCGCCAACGCCCGCCGCACCCCGGACGGCCGGCGCGACCCGCTGCCGGTGGAGCAGGCCTGCGCGTACGGCATCGAGGCGCTGGAGGCGCTCGGCCACCTGCACAGCCGGAACCTGCTGTACTGCGACTTCAAGGTCGACAACGCGATCCAGACCGAGGACCAGCTGAAGCTGATCGACATGGGCGCGGTGCGCAGGATGGACGACGAGGAGTCGGCCATCTACGGCACGGTCGGCTACCAGGCGCCGGAGGTGGCCGAGGCCGGCCCGTCGGTGGCGAGCGACCTGTACACCGTCGCCCGCACCCTCGCCGTCCTGACCTTCGACTTCCAGGGCTACACGAACGTCTACGCGGACTCCCTGCCCGACCCGGACCACATCGAGGTCTTCCGGCAGTACGAGTCGTTCTACCGCCTCCTGGTCCGCGCCACGGACCCCGACCCGGCCCGCCGGTTCGCCTCCGCGCAGGAGATGACCGAGCAGCTCACGGGCGTCCTGCGGGAGGTCGTCTCCCTGCAGACGGGCCGAGCCCGGCCGGCCCTGTCCACGCTGTTCGGCCCGGAGCTGCGGGTCACGGACACCGAGCTGTTCCCGAAGCTCGACGGTGAGGTGTCACGGCTGGGTGCGCGGGCGGTCCGCACCCGGCGCGGCGCCCCCGCGCTGCCCGCCGTCCCGGCTCAGCCGCAGCGCCCCGGCAGCGCCCAGGGCCTCGTCAAACCGGTCGACACCGGTGCCGCCGCCCTGGCCCTGCCCGTGCCCCGGGTCGACCCGACCGACCCCAACGCCGGTTTCCTGGCGGGCCTGATGACCTCCGCGCCGGCCGAGCTGCTCGGTGCCCTCGCGGCGGCTCCGAGCCCGTCGATCGAGACGCGGCTGCGACAGCTCCGGGCCTGGCTGGAGACGGGCGATCCGGCCGCCGCGCTTCAGGCCCTGGCCAGGCTGGAGGGCGAGCGGCCCGACGACTGGCGGGTGGTCTGGTACCGGGGCGTGGCCGCGCTGGTGACCGGCGACGACGAGGGCGCCGCCCTCGCCTTCGACGCGATCTACGACGCGTTCCCGGGCGAGATCGCGCCCAAGCTGGCGCTGGCGCTGTGCGCGGAGGTGCTGGGCCAGCTCGACAACGCCGCCGAGTACTACCGGCTGGTGTGGTCGACGGACCTGAGCTATGTGAGCGCCGCCTTCGGGCTGGCCCGCGTGCAGTTGGCGACCGGGGACCGGCGCGGTGCCGTACGGACGCTGGAGTCGGTCCCGGAGTCCTCCATCCACTACACGGCCGCCCGGGTGGCGGCCGTCCGCGCGCGGCTGCGGCAGCGCACGGCGACGGCGTCCGACGTGCCGTTCCTGGAGGACCTGACGGCCGCCGCGGCGCAGGTCGAGGCGCTGGAGGCGTACGGTCTGGATCCGGCGCGCCGGGAGCAGTTGTCGGCCGAAGTCCTCGGCTGCGCGCTGGACTGGGTACTCTCCGGGGGCCAGGGTTCCGCCCCTCCCGCCGCCGGAGGACGGACGCTGCTCGGCAGCGGCCTGGACGAACGGGGCCTGCGCTTCGGCCTGGAGCGTTCGTACCGCACGCTGGCCCGGCTGGCGCGGGGCGGCGAGGAGAGGATCGACCTGGTGGAACGTGCCAATCGTTACCGCCCCCGGACGTGGGTGTAGTTGATGTCGCAGATGCCCCAGTTGTCCGCCTGCCCGAGTTGCGAGGAACCCCTCGAGTCGGGTGACCGTTTCTGCGGCGCGTGCGGATACGACCTGTCCGCCGTGCCGGCACGGCCTCAGGACAACCCCACCATCACCATGAACGGCTCGGTGCCCGTCCAGGGCGCTCCGGCCGGTGCGTATCCCGAGCCCCCGGCGGCGCCCCCCGCCGGCGCGCCCTGGCCCGCCCCCGGGCCGGACGGCCCGGGCACCCCGGGCGCGGCGCACCTGCCGACGGACCTCCCGGGCACGGACTCGGGCGGCTCCGCCCTGCCGCCGGGCACGCCGCCGCCGCCGGCCGCCCCGCCGGCCCCGGCCACGGGCGTGCGGTTCGACCGGCCGCCGCAGCCCGACGGGTACGCGGGGCCGGCCGAGGTGTACCGGACCCAGCCCGACGAGTACCCCCTCCAGGCACCGGACCCCCGGGTGTCCGCCGAGCTCGCGGCCCCGGCCGCGGGCGCCGGCGGCAAGGTCTGCGTGGCCTGCCGAGCCGGCCGCGTGGACGACGACGGCTACTGCGAGAACTGCGGCCACGCCCAGCCGCGCGAACGGGACCACATGGAGCAGGAGTCCGGCCCGGTGGCCGCGGTCAGCGACCGCGGCCTGCGCCACCACCGCAACGAGGACGCGTTCGCCCTCGGCACCACCGCGCTGCCCGACGGCTCCCCCGCCTCGGTGGCCATCGTCTGCGACGGCGTCTCCTCGGCGACCCGCCCCGACGACGCCTCCGCTGCGGCGGCCAGGGCGGCGAGCGAGACCCTGCTGGCGGCGCTGCCGCGCGGGGCCCACCCGCAGCAGGCGATGCACGACGCGATCGTCGCCGCCTCGCGCGCCGTCAACTCCCTCGCCGAGGAGCCCGCCACGGCCCGCGAGCACGCCCCGCACCAGAACGCCCCGGCGTGCACGATCGTCGGCGCGGTGGTGACGTCGGGCCTGCTGATCGTCGGCTGGGTCGGCGACAGCCGCGCCTACTGGGTCCCGGTCGACCGGAGCGCTCCCCCGGCCCGGCTCACCGAGGACGACTCCTGGGCCGCGCAGATGGTCGCCGCGGGCCTGATGAACGAGGCCGAGGCCTACGCCGACGAGCGCGCCCACGCGATCACCGGCTGGCTCGGCGCGGACGCCTACGAACTGGAGCCGCACACCGCCGCGTTCAAGCCGGACCGGCCGGGCGTGGTGGTCGTCTGCACGGACGGCCTGTGGAACTACGCCGAGGCGGCGGAGGACATGGCCCGGGTCGTTCCGCTCGACGCCGCCGCGCACCCGCTGCACAGCGCCCGGGGTGCTCGTCGGCCACGCCCTGGACGGCGGGGGCCACGACAACGTAACAGTGGCGCTCGTGCCGTTCCCGGCCGTGCCCCAGGGGGCAGGATCGGCCTGAGGCCACGTACGGGGGCGCCTCGGCGGACCGGAGGGGACCGGTCCGCCCAACCGTCAGCACCCCGCCGCGGTGGGGGCTTTGGAGGGGGATCGAAGCAGCCATGGCGAATTTCTCGAAGTCGAACGTGCCCCAGTTCTCGGTGGACGTGTACCAGAACGAGTACCTGCCGGAGGGCGCCGGCGAGGTCAACGCCATCGTCACGGTGACGGCGACCGGCGGCGGCACGATCGGCAGCGCGGTCGCGGCGCCCCACCTCTACTCGCCCGGCCAGGGCCCGTCCGCGGCCATGGCGCTCATGGTCGACTGCTCGGGGTCGATGGACTACCCGCCGACCAAGATGCGCAACGCCCGGGACGCCACGGCCGCGGCGATCGACACGCTGCGCGACGGCGTCCACTTCGCGGTGATCGGCGGAACGCACGAGGCCAAGGAGGTCTACCCCGGCGGCGGACGCCTCGCGGTCGCCGACGCCACCACCCGCGACCAGGCCAAGCGGGCGCTGCGTTCGCTCAGTGCGGGCGGCGGCACGGCCATCGGCACCTGGCTGAAACTGGCCGACCGCCTGCTGTCCTCCGCGGACGTCGCCATCCGGCACGGCATCCTGCTCACCGACGGCCGCAACGAGCACGAGTCGCCCCAGGACCTGAAGGCCGCGCTCGACGCGTGCGCCGGGCGCTTCACGTGCGACGCGCGCGGTGTGGGCACCGACTGGGAAGTGAAAGAAGTCACAGGGATCGCCTCCGCCCTGCTCGGCACGGCCGACATCGTCGCCGATCCGGCCGGGCTCGCCGCCGACTTCACGCGGATGATGGAGACGGCGATGGGCAAGGAGGTCGCGGACGTCTCACTGCGGCTGTGGACCCCCGTCGACACGACGGTGAAGTTCGTCAAGCAGGTCGCGCCCACGGTCGAGGAACTGACCGACCGGCGCACCGAGGCGGGCCCCCGGGCGGGCGACTACCCCCTTGGTTCCTGGGGCGACGAGTCCCGTGACTACCACGTCTGCGTGGAGGTCCCGGCCGCGAACATCGGCCAGGAGATGCTGGCGGCCCGGATCTCGCTGGTCATTCCGCAGCCCGACGGCAGCGTCCAGAACCTCGGGGCGCAGGGCCTGGTGCGGGCCGTGTGGACGGACGACATGGTCGCCTCGACGTCGATCAACCCTCAGGTCGCCCACTACACCGGCCAGGCCGAACTGGCACAAGTCATCCAACAAGGGCTGGATCTCCGCAAGTCGGGAGATATGGACGGAGCAACGGCCAAACTGGGCAGGGCCGTTCAGCTCGCGAGTGCGTCGGGGAACGCCGATACTGCGAAACTGCTTGCGAAGGTGGTGGACGTGGTCGATGCCGCGACCGGTACTGTGCGACTGAAGGCGAAGGTCGAGGAGGCCGACGAGATGACGCTCGAGACCCGGTCCACCAAGACTGTTCGCGTGAAGAAGTGACCTAGAGCAGTGGCCTAGAAGGAACGAAGGAGGGACGCGCCGACATGCCGACCTGCCCGAACGGACACCAGTCGGGTTCCGACGACTGGTGCGAGGTCTGCGGTCACCGCATGGCGGGTGCCGTGCCTCCGCCTCCTCCCC
This genomic stretch from Streptomyces sp. Go-475 harbors:
- a CDS encoding serine/threonine-protein kinase; this encodes MSEARTCQRPTCDGSYEDVGGGELYCDTCGLAPVVAPGGPPSGGGLVGSPPTGITAGGKGGSGGSGSSRSGSRSSRTSSQSSKSRRSVSGRLSRSLSGKSTGRSVSVRSSGSAAGSSSRGRLGAGLVQVPPIPRPDPRAMVLDNPEVPERKRFCSRSDCGAPVGRARGDRPGRTEGFCTKCGHPYSFVPKLKAGDVVHGQYEVVGCLAHGGLGWIYLAVDRAVSDRWVVLKGLLDTGDQDAMAAAISERRFLAEIEHANIVRIYNFVEHLDQRTGSLDGYIVMEYVGGKSLKEIANARRTPDGRRDPLPVEQACAYGIEALEALGHLHSRNLLYCDFKVDNAIQTEDQLKLIDMGAVRRMDDEESAIYGTVGYQAPEVAEAGPSVASDLYTVARTLAVLTFDFQGYTNVYADSLPDPDHIEVFRQYESFYRLLVRATDPDPARRFASAQEMTEQLTGVLREVVSLQTGRARPALSTLFGPELRVTDTELFPKLDGEVSRLGARAVRTRRGAPALPAVPAQPQRPGSAQGLVKPVDTGAAALALPVPRVDPTDPNAGFLAGLMTSAPAELLGALAAAPSPSIETRLRQLRAWLETGDPAAALQALARLEGERPDDWRVVWYRGVAALVTGDDEGAALAFDAIYDAFPGEIAPKLALALCAEVLGQLDNAAEYYRLVWSTDLSYVSAAFGLARVQLATGDRRGAVRTLESVPESSIHYTAARVAAVRARLRQRTATASDVPFLEDLTAAAAQVEALEAYGLDPARREQLSAEVLGCALDWVLSGGQGSAPPAAGGRTLLGSGLDERGLRFGLERSYRTLARLARGGEERIDLVERANRYRPRTWV
- a CDS encoding VWA domain-containing protein, whose translation is MANFSKSNVPQFSVDVYQNEYLPEGAGEVNAIVTVTATGGGTIGSAVAAPHLYSPGQGPSAAMALMVDCSGSMDYPPTKMRNARDATAAAIDTLRDGVHFAVIGGTHEAKEVYPGGGRLAVADATTRDQAKRALRSLSAGGGTAIGTWLKLADRLLSSADVAIRHGILLTDGRNEHESPQDLKAALDACAGRFTCDARGVGTDWEVKEVTGIASALLGTADIVADPAGLAADFTRMMETAMGKEVADVSLRLWTPVDTTVKFVKQVAPTVEELTDRRTEAGPRAGDYPLGSWGDESRDYHVCVEVPAANIGQEMLAARISLVIPQPDGSVQNLGAQGLVRAVWTDDMVASTSINPQVAHYTGQAELAQVIQQGLDLRKSGDMDGATAKLGRAVQLASASGNADTAKLLAKVVDVVDAATGTVRLKAKVEEADEMTLETRSTKTVRVKK